The window CTTTCCGCCGCCTGGTCAACGATAGCAGGTTTTTGGGCATACCCATGGTCCTGGAAACTCCAAAAGAAAAGGGTCTAGACGATGATTGTAGAAATTTAAGAAAAATTTTATCCGATTAAAAAAATTTCTAGTCAAAAATTCTAAGTTGAATATAGTGTATGTCATGAGTAACCTACGTATCGTTGCCTACTTAAAACCCTCTTGTGGATGGAGTAATGGGGTAAGAGCAATTTTAAAAAAATACAATCTTCCTTATGAAGATAAGGACATCATTAACTTTCCTGAGTACAGGGAAGAAATGATAATGAAAAGCGGTCAACCTTTTTCTCCGTGCGTGGAAGTTAATGGAGAGATGCTGGCGGATATCAGTGGCCAAGAACTAGAAGAGTGGCTCATCGCTAAAAATTACGTCCAAAGGATTGATCAACCCGTCGATGTTCCTATTGACCAGGCTTGTTCAGGAGAACATTACCATAGTTATCCCATACGGGTAAATTTCGAACTCTAGCCAATTGTAATCAGAGTATTGATTCGAGAAAACACGGAATCGAACATGCTTTGAGTCAGTTTTCCCGTAAAAGTATTTTGCTGGCTAGGATGAAAAGAACCGATAAGGACTTTCCCATCGGGAAGCTTCTGTTCGATTCCGTGTGAAAAAGAAGGTTTTTTACAAGCGAAGGACTTTCCTTGGCTTTGGAAGGTAAGCTTAACTGTCTGCCAGACATTGTCAAAGGCGATGCGTCCTAGGGCCAAAATCACCCGTATATTCTTTAGAATCCTCAACTCCTCTATCAAGTATGGCCTGCAATGAGCGATCTCTTCTGGGCTGGGTTTGTTATTTGGAGGGGCACAGCGTACGGTGGCCGTGATATACACTTTATTTAAAACCAGGGAGTCCTCTCTACTGATAGATCTTGGACTGGAAGAGTATCCAAAACGATGCAGTGTTTCAAAGAGAAAATCTCCACTTCTATCTCCTGTAAAAATGCGTCCTGTGCGATTTCCTCCATGAGCCGCAGGAGCTAAACCCACAATGAGGAGTTCGGCCAAAGGATCGCCAAATCCAGGAACAGGTCTAGACCAATAAGACTCGGCTGCAAATCGTTTCGGCTTTTTTTTTAAAATCTCCTCTCTCCAGGCTACTAATCGAGGACATAGCCGACAAGCAACGATTTTTTCATTTAAATAAGAAAGCTCTTTGGCTGGTGTTGGCATCTCAGCTTTTTCTTCTATATTTTTCCAATATCTTCATTCCACAATTCTGGGTTTGATGCTATAAACGAGGAAAGCAATCTTGTGCATTCCTCGTCATCGAGGTGAATAATTTCTACCCCGTTTTGAATGAGAATTTCTTCCGGTCCTTTAAAATTGCGATTTTCGCCTATGACCACCTTTTTTATACCGTAGAGTAAAATAGCTCCAGAACACATCCAACAGGGAGAGAGAGTGGTGTAAAGGATGGCCTCCCGATAAATTTTTGCCGTGTATCTTCTCGCATTTTCTAAACAATCAAGTTCCCCATGCTTGATTACACTGCCAAGCTGAACCCTGCGGTTTCTTCCTCTACCCAGAACCCTATCCTTATATGCCAAGCACGCTCCAATAGGGATGCCTCCCTCTTCAAAGCCAATTTTTGCTTCTTCAAAAGCGATGTGCCAAAATGGATCCAATTTATAGTTGAGGCTTTTCATTGTTTTTTTTCAAAAATCTTCGCTCCAATAAAAAGGGATTGCAAGGATAGTTTAAATCAATGTTTAACATCTAAAACACCTAAAGAAAAGGAAAACACTGGTTATGTCCTTTCCTGTTGAATTCGGGTTAAATTTTTATGCTGGCTGTAAAGTTTTTTATTTCCTCATTTTTCTTGACTTTGTTGGCTTTTATTCTATCTGTTATTTCTTAAAAAACTCTTATCGAGAGCGGTGGAGGGACTGGCCCTGTGAAACCGCGGCAACCGGAAAAGAGAGTCTTTTCGTCAAGGTGCCAATCCCAGCCCTTTGAAGCGTAAGGGAAGGATGAGAGGAAGTCATGATTTTCTTTCTCTTTTTTATCCTGTAGCTCTTCAACGTTTTTCTCGATAAGCTCCATAAAGGAAAAAAACTGTGAAAGAATTCTTTGATTGTCTGAAATGTAAGGAATGCGGTAGAACATACCCTAAAGAAGCCCAGCATGTTTGTGAATTTGATTTTGGGCCCCTTGAAGCTACCTATAACTACCACAAGCTCAAAAAATATGTTTCCAGGCAACTCTTAGAATCTGGGCCTCATTCGATGTGGCGCTACGAGGCTTTTCTTCCTTTAGAAGAAAGTCCAACGGTGGGATTGCACACGGGAATGACTCCCCTTATCCGCGCCCAAAGACTCGGCAAAATACTAGGTGTAAAAGAACTCTAC is drawn from Methylacidiphilum infernorum V4 and contains these coding sequences:
- a CDS encoding glutaredoxin family protein gives rise to the protein MSNLRIVAYLKPSCGWSNGVRAILKKYNLPYEDKDIINFPEYREEMIMKSGQPFSPCVEVNGEMLADISGQELEEWLIAKNYVQRIDQPVDVPIDQACSGEHYHSYPIRVNFEL
- a CDS encoding uracil-DNA glycosylase produces the protein MPTPAKELSYLNEKIVACRLCPRLVAWREEILKKKPKRFAAESYWSRPVPGFGDPLAELLIVGLAPAAHGGNRTGRIFTGDRSGDFLFETLHRFGYSSSPRSISREDSLVLNKVYITATVRCAPPNNKPSPEEIAHCRPYLIEELRILKNIRVILALGRIAFDNVWQTVKLTFQSQGKSFACKKPSFSHGIEQKLPDGKVLIGSFHPSQQNTFTGKLTQSMFDSVFSRINTLITIG
- a CDS encoding nucleoside deaminase, with amino-acid sequence MDPFWHIAFEEAKIGFEEGGIPIGACLAYKDRVLGRGRNRRVQLGSVIKHGELDCLENARRYTAKIYREAILYTTLSPCWMCSGAILLYGIKKVVIGENRNFKGPEEILIQNGVEIIHLDDEECTRLLSSFIASNPELWNEDIGKI